From a region of the Gossypium raimondii isolate GPD5lz chromosome 10, ASM2569854v1, whole genome shotgun sequence genome:
- the LOC105777296 gene encoding putative E3 ubiquitin-protein ligase XBAT35 isoform X1, translated as MGQQQSKDELLYNQVNYGNAEGIKSLFREGAGLEWMDREGKTPLILACLNPQLFDVAKTLIELGSNVNAYRPGRHGGTPLHHAAKRGHLNTVKLLLFHGANPLVMNDDCQTPLDVARVKGNVNVVRAIEDHICLFSGWMREFYGPGFIEMFVPQLLSRKVWVVVLPTGSRNNSKPFKLELAIYSTLQDAQPRTVIALWKANLEEPKLDQPDPSVAILDNSSISRRGRRRRTIYTSREARCKAGIVRRKHETRIKLAPGNENDRQQLQWFCDACKGIPQASGPAFLHVSQPPTAPADAEDLELAMAINASIQSAIAETPNFELHTGNEASSSSSWGNSASTSAHGGSVGPVEVPPSKASTSEWTMTEASSSGDSTAGTNVHNSNISSVLMGVQTADSVPTAPPAMDEIVEDGPIQYPSIDSTPINMPTSGAENLAANAGQTKEDGGPSSCTICLDAPSEAACVPCGHVAGCMSCLNEIKAKKWGCPVCRAKIEQVIKLYRV; from the exons ATGGGGCAACAACAATCAAAAGACGAGTTGCTATACAATCAAGTCAATTATGGTAACGCAGAAGGGATCAAATCTCTTTTCCGTGAAGGCGCAGGCCTCGAG TGGATGGATAGAGAAGGGAAAACGCCGTTGATATTAGCGTGTTTGAATCCACAGCTTTTTGATGTTGCCAAGACTTTGATCGAACTTGGTTCTAACGTTAACGCTTATCGTCCAG GTCGTCATGGGGGGACACCCTTGCACCATGCAGCAAAAAGAGGCCATCTAAATACAGTCAAATTACTTCTTTTTCATGGAG CTAATCCGTTGGTGATGAATGATGATTGTCAAACTCCTCTAGATGTTGCTAGGGTGAAAGGAAATGTCAATGTTGTAAGGGCAATTGAG GATCATATATGTTTATTCTCTGGTTGGATGCGGGAGTTTTACGGGCCAGgatttattgaaatgtttgttCCTCAGTTGCTTTCAAGAAAAGT TTGGGTGGTTGTTCTACCAACTGGTTCCCGAAATAATTCAAAACCTTTCAAGTTGGAGCTGGCCATATATTCTACTTTGCAG GATGCCCAACCACGTACGGTTATTGCATTGTGGAAAGCTAATTTGGAGGAGCCAAAGCTTGACCAACCTGATCCTTCTGTGGCAATTCTTGATAATTCCAGCA TCTCAAGACGAGGGAGGCGAAGACGAACCATTTACACCTCCCGAGAGGCGAGGTGTAAAGCTGGAATAGTTAGGCGTAAGCATG AAACACGCATTAAACTTGCAcctggaaatgaaaatgatcgCCAGCAGCTGCAATGGTTTTGTGATGCATGCAAAGGAATTCCACAG GCAAGCGGTCCTGCATTTCTGCATGTTTCTCAGCCTCCAACTGCTCCAGCAGATGCAGAGGATTTAGAATTAGCAATGGCAATTAATGCCTCGATCCAGTCAGCTATAGCAGAGACGCCCAATTTTGAGTTGCATACTGGCAATGAAGCTAGTTCATCCTCCAGTTGGGGTAACTCTGCAAGTACAAGTGCCCATGGTGGCTCAGTAGGGCCAGTGGAGGTTCCCCCTTCAAAAGCAAGTACTAGTGAATGGACAATGACTGAAGCTAGCTCCAGTGGAGACTCAACCGCAGGCACCAATGTCCACAATAGTAATATCTCTTCTGTTCTTATGGGAGTACAAACTGCAGATTCAGTCCCAACAGCTCCACCAGCCATGGACGAGATTGTAGAAGATGGTCCAATCCAATATCCATCAATCGATTCAACTCCTATCAATATGCCTACCTCAGGTGCTGAAAACTTAGCTGCTAATGCTGGTCAAACAAAGGAAGATGGGGGCCCTTCTTCGTGCACGATATGTTTGGATGCTCCATCAGAGGCAGCTTGTGTCCCCTGTGGCCATGTTGCCGGATGTATGTCATGTTTGAACGAGATCAAAGCGAAAAAATGGGGCTGCCCTGTTTGTCGTGCCAAGATCGAGCAGGTTATAAAGCTATATcgtgtttga
- the LOC105777296 gene encoding putative E3 ubiquitin-protein ligase XBAT35 isoform X2, giving the protein MGQQQSKDELLYNQVNYGNAEGIKSLFREGAGLEWMDREGKTPLILACLNPQLFDVAKTLIELGSNVNAYRPGRHGGTPLHHAAKRGHLNTVKLLLFHGANPLVMNDDCQTPLDVARVKGNVNVVRAIEDHICLFSGWMREFYGPGFIEMFVPQLLSRKVWVVVLPTGSRNNSKPFKLELAIYSTLQDAQPRTVIALWKANLEEPKLDQPDPSVAILDNSSKTRIKLAPGNENDRQQLQWFCDACKGIPQASGPAFLHVSQPPTAPADAEDLELAMAINASIQSAIAETPNFELHTGNEASSSSSWGNSASTSAHGGSVGPVEVPPSKASTSEWTMTEASSSGDSTAGTNVHNSNISSVLMGVQTADSVPTAPPAMDEIVEDGPIQYPSIDSTPINMPTSGAENLAANAGQTKEDGGPSSCTICLDAPSEAACVPCGHVAGCMSCLNEIKAKKWGCPVCRAKIEQVIKLYRV; this is encoded by the exons ATGGGGCAACAACAATCAAAAGACGAGTTGCTATACAATCAAGTCAATTATGGTAACGCAGAAGGGATCAAATCTCTTTTCCGTGAAGGCGCAGGCCTCGAG TGGATGGATAGAGAAGGGAAAACGCCGTTGATATTAGCGTGTTTGAATCCACAGCTTTTTGATGTTGCCAAGACTTTGATCGAACTTGGTTCTAACGTTAACGCTTATCGTCCAG GTCGTCATGGGGGGACACCCTTGCACCATGCAGCAAAAAGAGGCCATCTAAATACAGTCAAATTACTTCTTTTTCATGGAG CTAATCCGTTGGTGATGAATGATGATTGTCAAACTCCTCTAGATGTTGCTAGGGTGAAAGGAAATGTCAATGTTGTAAGGGCAATTGAG GATCATATATGTTTATTCTCTGGTTGGATGCGGGAGTTTTACGGGCCAGgatttattgaaatgtttgttCCTCAGTTGCTTTCAAGAAAAGT TTGGGTGGTTGTTCTACCAACTGGTTCCCGAAATAATTCAAAACCTTTCAAGTTGGAGCTGGCCATATATTCTACTTTGCAG GATGCCCAACCACGTACGGTTATTGCATTGTGGAAAGCTAATTTGGAGGAGCCAAAGCTTGACCAACCTGATCCTTCTGTGGCAATTCTTGATAATTCCAGCA AAACACGCATTAAACTTGCAcctggaaatgaaaatgatcgCCAGCAGCTGCAATGGTTTTGTGATGCATGCAAAGGAATTCCACAG GCAAGCGGTCCTGCATTTCTGCATGTTTCTCAGCCTCCAACTGCTCCAGCAGATGCAGAGGATTTAGAATTAGCAATGGCAATTAATGCCTCGATCCAGTCAGCTATAGCAGAGACGCCCAATTTTGAGTTGCATACTGGCAATGAAGCTAGTTCATCCTCCAGTTGGGGTAACTCTGCAAGTACAAGTGCCCATGGTGGCTCAGTAGGGCCAGTGGAGGTTCCCCCTTCAAAAGCAAGTACTAGTGAATGGACAATGACTGAAGCTAGCTCCAGTGGAGACTCAACCGCAGGCACCAATGTCCACAATAGTAATATCTCTTCTGTTCTTATGGGAGTACAAACTGCAGATTCAGTCCCAACAGCTCCACCAGCCATGGACGAGATTGTAGAAGATGGTCCAATCCAATATCCATCAATCGATTCAACTCCTATCAATATGCCTACCTCAGGTGCTGAAAACTTAGCTGCTAATGCTGGTCAAACAAAGGAAGATGGGGGCCCTTCTTCGTGCACGATATGTTTGGATGCTCCATCAGAGGCAGCTTGTGTCCCCTGTGGCCATGTTGCCGGATGTATGTCATGTTTGAACGAGATCAAAGCGAAAAAATGGGGCTGCCCTGTTTGTCGTGCCAAGATCGAGCAGGTTATAAAGCTATATcgtgtttga